The Saprospiraceae bacterium sequence TTCTTTGGAATTGAAGCTCTTTATCTCAGCAAGTTTTCCATTGGCAAAATATTCTTCATAAGATTTGATTTTCCCATTTTCATATAGAGACTGATTTTTAAGCGTTTGATTTTCCCAGAAAGTTTTAATGGCTCCGGTGACCTTTCCGTTGGTATAGTTTCCGGAAGATATTAAGGTTTTGCCATCATGATACTCAAATCCCTGACCTGTAAGTTCGCCGTTGATATAATCAAATGATGAGACAAGGTCTCCTCCAGGATTATACATTTTGTAGCTTCCATTCAGTTTGTCATTTGCAAAAGTGCATTCAAGTCTCTTGCTGCCATCCATATGGTGGCAGTTATAGCCGCCGGTCAAATGATTTTTTACATATGAGCCTTCACAGTTTTTACTTCCATTGGGATAAAAAGTAATAAATGGTCCATCATATGTATCATCTTTATAAGCTTCTGTCAAGCTCTTCTGACCATTTTCAAAGTATACGGTTCTGATACCATTTTTCAGGCCTTTTTCATATTCTATTTCTTCTGAGATTCTTCCGTTTTGCTGAAAATAGACCTGTTTGCCTTCCAGCATATCATCCTTAAAATTCAGGTCTCCGGTAGTTCTGCCATGTTTGTCTACCATCTTGAAGCGACCTTCATACTTTCCATTGACGACTGTTCCGAAGAGATTGGGATGACCTTCTTTTATAAACACAAGTACATCCTGCTCTTTACCATAATGAAGTTTCCTTCGTGTACTAAACAAAGGCCAAAAATCATTGGCTATAAATGTATTAGAAAACTGATCTATATCTTTTTGCTTGGAAGCCATGGATTTTTTCATCTGCTCCTTAAAAATCTGAATCAGATAATAGGTGGCAGATTCAGTCAGGTTTTTTACCTGCACCTCTTTCACCCATGGCAGGTAGGTCTTTTCAAAAAAACCATTTCTGATCGAATGGCTTCCTGCATACTCAAATATAGCTTGTGCGTGTCGGGTGAATATTTCATCCACCGAACATTTGAGTTTATATTTCGGATGGAGAGGCAACTGGTCTCTAAGGATGCTCTCGAGCTCAGCAAAATCATCACCATCAGGAGAGAATACGACTTTACTGTCGTTTTTGAGATAACTTTGAGACATCTTTACATTAAGTTTTGCCACAGCATCCTCGGCATACTCTCCGGTAGGGACCAATGCCAGATAACCAAGTAAAGCCAATGCTCCGGGCACAATTTTGCCTTCTTCAAGACACACCAATCCAAGGAAATAATGCGCTACACCATGATTAGGGTTGAGGTGTATCGTTTTTTTCAGAAATTCGATACACTTTGCATTATCCTCTTTATTGTAATGCATCAGTGCAATATTGTACAACAAAATAGGTGAATCGGGTGTCACTTTCATACATTGATCAAATACTTTTTGTGCCTCATCAAATTTTTTCATTTTTGTGAGCGAATTGGCATAAAGGATCATAGCTTCAGGAACTTCAAATGCATACACTGAATGATACCATTCTTCCAGTTCATCATGAGCCTGATCTGACAAATTCATGGCTGTGAGTGTAAGTATTCTCTCATATTTAGCCAAGTAGTATTGTGGATCAGTTTTGAATATCTTATCATAGTCTGCAAGCGCTTTGTCATACGCTCCCAAATCGTAGTGCTTAGATCCTGATTGTAAGAGAGAATCTCCATCATAAGTTTCAGGATATGATGATTGGCTATTTCCATGGGTGACAATGCATAATAAACCACTAATGCAACACAGCACTTTAAAACAATGTTGGCAAAATAAATGTATGCTGGACAAAGTCATGCTTTATTCTTTATTTAGTTTTTTTTAAAAGGAAATCAAGTTCAAATATCTCAAAAACTGAACCAAATATATTTTGTAAATGATAAATTGTCCGTTTTTATTATAAGTTTGCAAGATTATTTGCAATAAACCTGATTTTATTATGTTTAAAAATGTCATCATTTTGTTTTGTCTCTTTTCTGCAATGACTCTTTTATCACAGGAACGCTCCAATCATGGCAGAAAATTTGAACAACTTGACAATATTTTAAGATCTCCCAATGAGTATCGTGGAGCTGATGGTGCTCCGGGTCCGAAATACTGGCAACAGAAGGCGGACTATAAGATTAAATGTACCTTAGATACCAAAACACAAAGGATTGATGGCTCTGAAACGATTACATATCACAACAATTCTCCGGTAGAGATGACCTACCTGTGGTTACAGCTGGATGAAAACGAGCACGTACCTACCAATACAAAACACCACATGAACGGATCAAAAATGTTTGATGTGATGGATCAGGGTACCATCGACAGACTGGAAGCCACTACACAACTGGATAAGTACGGTGTTAAGATCAAAAAGCTCACTTCTGACAAAGGTTTACCGCTGAAATATATCATCAACGAAAGTATGATGCGGATAGACTTGCCGACTCCATTGAAGCCCGGCAAAAAGGTATCATTTAATATCGACTGGTACTACCATATGATCAATCGCAGGGTTACTCCCAGCTGGGGTCGTGGTGGTTATGAGTACTTTGAAGATCATAGCAATTATTTATATACTGTCGTACAGTGGTTTCCGCGCATGTGTGTCTACAGCGATTATGAAGGTTGGCAAAACAAACAATTTCTTGGCACAGGAGAGTTTACTCTTGCTTTCGGCGACTATGATGTAGAAATCACTCTCCCTGATGATCATGTGGTAGCAGCAACAGGTGAGTGCCAGAACTACAAAGAGATACTAAGCCCAACACATTACAGTAAGTGGATTCAATCTCAAAATGTCAAAACACCATTGGAAATAGTTACACTCGAAGAAGCCAAAGCCAATGAAAAAACTCCCATTTCATCCAAAACCAAAACATGGAAGTATAAAGCAAAAAATGTCAGAGACTTTGCCTGGACGGCCAGCAAAAAATTTGTCTGGGATGCCATGCCACACTATAATGAGCTCGGTCAGAAAGTCATGTGTATGAGTCTTTACGGCAAGGAAGCATATCCTATATATAATAAATACTCCACAAAAGTCATCGATCATACACTCCGTACCTACTCAAAGTACAGCATACCTTATCCATATCCGGTAGCCATATCAGTAGAAGCTGCCAATGGGATGGAGTACCCTATGATATCTTTTAATCCGGGACGTGTAGATGCTGATGGTACCTATACAGAAGGTTCCAAGAGAGCTGCTATCCTTGTCATCATCCATGAAGTGGGACACACCTATTTTCCCATGATCATCAACAGTGACGAGAGACAATGGGCATGGTTTGACGAAGGGGTAAATAGTTTCGTGCAATTCCTCACCGAGCAGGAATGGGACAACAACTTTCAGTCTTCTGGAGGTGTACCTCACAATATCACTGAGTATATGTCCAGGCCCAAAGACAAACTTGAACCCATCATGACCAATAGTGAAAATATAGTGGATTATGGAAATAATGCTTACAGTAAACCAGCGACAGCACTAAATATACTTCGCGAAACGATCATGGGCAGAGAACTGTTTGATTATGCCTTTAAGGAATATTGTCGCAGGTGGGCATTCAAACATCCTACTCCT is a genomic window containing:
- a CDS encoding M1 family metallopeptidase — protein: MFKNVIILFCLFSAMTLLSQERSNHGRKFEQLDNILRSPNEYRGADGAPGPKYWQQKADYKIKCTLDTKTQRIDGSETITYHNNSPVEMTYLWLQLDENEHVPTNTKHHMNGSKMFDVMDQGTIDRLEATTQLDKYGVKIKKLTSDKGLPLKYIINESMMRIDLPTPLKPGKKVSFNIDWYYHMINRRVTPSWGRGGYEYFEDHSNYLYTVVQWFPRMCVYSDYEGWQNKQFLGTGEFTLAFGDYDVEITLPDDHVVAATGECQNYKEILSPTHYSKWIQSQNVKTPLEIVTLEEAKANEKTPISSKTKTWKYKAKNVRDFAWTASKKFVWDAMPHYNELGQKVMCMSLYGKEAYPIYNKYSTKVIDHTLRTYSKYSIPYPYPVAISVEAANGMEYPMISFNPGRVDADGTYTEGSKRAAILVIIHEVGHTYFPMIINSDERQWAWFDEGVNSFVQFLTEQEWDNNFQSSGGVPHNITEYMSRPKDKLEPIMTNSENIVDYGNNAYSKPATALNILRETIMGRELFDYAFKEYCRRWAFKHPTPDDFFRTMEEASAMDLDWFWRGWFYSIDAVDIALDSVIWYKVDTENDPKQKVDTFRNVIKKPKDFLTKQRNREQFGTFPVERDSSASDFYNTYRPWETEDSIDITIMMKYNDLLNKEDKESKYGSKNYYELQFSNKGGLVMPIIIEWTFDDGTKEVERVPVEIWRKNEDKVTKVFVKNKEVTSIIIDPYRETADIDESNNSFPVREIPTRFQLFKQHKYKEKLNPMQKAKAREIKP